In the Verrucomicrobia bacterium CG1_02_43_26 genome, GGATTTTGAGGAGAGAAGAATCCTGCCAATTACCGCTTTTTAGCTTTGCAACGAGAATATCATTTGCTTCTTCTAGCTGCTGTTGGGTAATGTAATTGGCTTCAAGCAAAGCAGAGCCCAAATAACGATTTGAGCGTAGGATAAGAGATCTGAAATTTTCCATTGTTAATGGGGAAGGGGGAAACCTCAGGAGAGGGAATGGGGGGGAAAGGATGTGAGTTGTCCTTACCCTATTAATTATCAGAAATGTCTGAAGAACGCAAGTCTGCGTATAAGTCTTCTTTGAGCTCTTTAATTCCTGTGCCCTCCAGGCAGGATATAGGGCGAATAAAAAGACCCTTATGCTTTTTCTGAAAACGCTTTAAATTCTCCTTAGCCTCTGGGAGGTCCATCTTATTGGCGGCAATCATGTGCGGTTTTTCCAGCAATTTAGGATCGAATAAGCGGAGCTCTTCACGCAGTTGGGCGTAATCCTCTAAAGGGTCACGGTTATCTACACCAGCCATGTCTAAAATAAACAGCAAGAGGCTACAACGCTCGATATGCCTTAAGAAACGATGGCCAAGGCCCTTGTTTTCACTAGCACCCTTGATGAGCCCTGGGATATCTGCCAAAAGAAGACGATCGTAGTGATTTTCGTATTCGATGACACCGATATTAGGTACCTTTGTTGTGAAAGGATAAGGAGCTGTCTTTGGATGGGCTTTTGTCAGCAAACCCTGCAGGGAAGATTTACCAGCATTAGGGAAACCTACCAGGCCGATGTTTGCTATAAATTTGAGGACGAGCTTGAACTCCTTTTCCTCGACCTGTTCGCCCGGAATGGCTTGCCGGGGAGCGCGGTTTACGGAAGATTTAAAGTGGATGTTGCCCAAGCCGCCCTTGCCGCCTTGAAGCAGCACAACGCGTTGGCCAGGGACGAGGAGCTCGGCTACCCTTATGCCAGAATCTTGATCATAGACGATTGTACCCGGGGGCATTTTGAGCTCGCAGCTTTCTCCGCTGACACCGGTACAGTTTCTGCCGGCGCCATCTTGGCCGGCTTTGGCTTGGTAGTGGGCTTTAAAATGATAAGGCGTGAGGTCATTCATGTTCTCATCGCAAACGAGAACGATATCGCCACCCTTGCCGCCATCGCCACCATCCGGGCCACCTTTGGGGATGTATTTTTCTCTACGAAAACTCATACACCCGTTACCACCATTACCCGCCTTTAAGCGGACTATTTTTTCGTCAATAAAC is a window encoding:
- a CDS encoding GTPase ObgE, translated to MFIDEKIVRLKAGNGGNGCMSFRREKYIPKGGPDGGDGGKGGDIVLVCDENMNDLTPYHFKAHYQAKAGQDGAGRNCTGVSGESCELKMPPGTIVYDQDSGIRVAELLVPGQRVVLLQGGKGGLGNIHFKSSVNRAPRQAIPGEQVEEKEFKLVLKFIANIGLVGFPNAGKSSLQGLLTKAHPKTAPYPFTTKVPNIGVIEYENHYDRLLLADIPGLIKGASENKGLGHRFLRHIERCSLLLFILDMAGVDNRDPLEDYAQLREELRLFDPKLLEKPHMIAANKMDLPEAKENLKRFQKKHKGLFIRPISCLEGTGIKELKEDLYADLRSSDISDN